In a single window of the Pocillopora verrucosa isolate sample1 chromosome 4, ASM3666991v2, whole genome shotgun sequence genome:
- the LOC131778718 gene encoding collagen alpha-1(XXI) chain-like: MAMTTWIVLFLSLSALVQKSFEEQSICTSETDVVFIVDSSASIHIDNFNNQIKDFVKRSAAEFGVAPGKSRAAVILFSANAEAKIKFGDAPTLKSFQAKVDDLVHQEGDATRIDKALKLAKDLFIPESKERKGVKKVALLLTDGKQTNDPGTDLEEASKPLHDAKVVTIAVGIGDSVEETELKKIAKSENDVVITKNYTDLQNKLLSIISIACDEGNCACFSGSSYITVENYEDEKAREQDDIHFEFKSSKPFGTIMFVQGTYSDHIYVGYNHNDELTYRVDLGKGEREIMAKGVKLNDNKWHTFRLVRVGRSFAITIDNASKPQAIGEVPGDFDRLDITKSKGYFLGAPNFPNFIGCIRDLKVDGEAIIANAVGGASGYSVTNRDEMKLCTESDQE, translated from the exons ATGGCTATGACGACCTGGATTGTTCTGTTTCTTTCGCTGTCAGCTTTGGTGCAGAAAAGCTTCGAAG AACAAAGCATATGCACTAGTGAAACAGATGTAGTGTTCATCGTGGATTCCTCGGCAAGCATTCATATTGACAATTTCAATAATCAAATAAAGGACTTTGTGAAGAGGTCAGCAGCGGAATTCGGCGTTGCACCGGGCAAGAGTCGCGCAGCAGTTATACTATTCAGTGCGAATGCTGAAGCCAAGATAAAATTTGGTGACGCCCCAACCCTGAAAAGCTTTCAGGCAAAAGTGGACGACTTGGTGCACCAGGAAGGTGATGCTACACGAATCGACAAAGCCCTGAAATTGGCAAAGGATCTATTTATTCCCGAgtcgaaagaaagaaagggcGTAAAGAAGGTTGCACTCCTTCTTACTGATgggaaacaaacaaacgatCCGGGGACAGACCTAGAAGAAGCATCTAAGCCTTTACACGACGCAAAGGTTGTTACGATAGCCGTTGGTATTGGTGACAGCGTGGAAGAAACTGAACTGAAGAAGATAGCTAAGAGCGAGAACGATGTGGTAATAACTAAGAACTATACAGACCTGCAAAATAAACTTCTGAGCATAATCAGCATCGCCTGTGATGAGG GTAACTGTGCTTGCTTCAGCGGCTCATCATATATTACCGTTGAAAACTACGAGGATGAAAAGGCCCGAGAACAAGACGACATCCACTTTGAATTTAAGAGCTCCAAGCCGTTTGGAACAATCATGTTCGTTCAGGGTACCTATAGCGACCATATTTACGTGGGATATAATCATAACGACGAGCTGACGTACCGTGTGGACCTCGGAAAAG GGGAGAGAGAAATAATGGCAAAGGGCGTGAAGCTGAACGACAACAAATGGCACACATTTCGACTTGTGCGAGTTGGACGTTCGTTCGCCATAACCATCGACAATGCAAGTAAACCACAAG ctattgGAGAAGTTCCCGGAGACTTCGACCGTCTCGATATAACAAAATCAAAGGGTTATTTCCTAGGCGCGCcgaattttccaaattttattgGCTGCATTCGGGATCTCAAGGTTGATGGAGAAGCAATAATCGCAAATGCTGTGGGGGGAGCAAGCGGCTACTCAGTTACAAACAGGGATGAAATGAAATTATGCACCGAAAGTGACCAAGAGTAA
- the LOC131778813 gene encoding collagen alpha-1(XXI) chain-like → MAMTTWIVLFLSLSALVQKSFEEQSICTSETDVVFIVDSSASIHIDNFNNQIKDFVKRSAAEFGVAPGKSRAAVILFSADAEVKIKFGDAPTLKSFQAKVDDLVHQEGGATRIDKALKLAKDLFIPEPKERKGVKKVALLLTDGKQTKDSRKDLEEASKPLHDAKVVTLAVGIGDSVDETELKKIAKSENDVVITKNYTDLQNKLLSIISIACDEGNCACFSGSSYITVENYEDEKAREQDDIHFEFKSSKPFGTIMFVQGTYSDHIYVGYNHNDELTYRVDLGKGEREIMAKGVKLDDNKWHTFRLERVGRSFKITIDNASKPQAIGEVPGDFDRLDITKGYFLGAPNFPNFIGCIRDLKVDGEAIIANAVGGASGYSVTNKDEMKLCTENDQE, encoded by the exons ATGGCTATGACGACCTGGATTGTTCTGTTTCTTTCGCTGTCAGCTTTGGTGCAGAAAAGCTTCGAAG AACAAAGCATATGTACTAGTGAAACAGATGTAGTGTTCATCGTGGATTCCTCGGCAAGCATTCATATTGACAATTTCAATAATCAAATAAAGGACTTTGTGAAGAGGTCAGCAGCGGAATTCGGCGTTGCACCGGGCAAGAGTCGCGCAGCAGTTATACTATTCAGTGCGGATGCTGAAGTCAAGATAAAATTTGGTGACGCCCCAACCCTGAAAAGCTTTCAGGCAAAAGTGGACGACTTGGTGCACCAGGAAGGTGGTGCTACACGAATCGACAAAGCCCTGAAATTGGCAAAGGATCTGTTTATTCCCGAGCCGAAAGAGAGAAAGGGCGTAAAGAAGGTTGCACTCCTTCTTACTGATGGGAAACAAACAAAGGATTCGAGGAAAGACCTAGAAGAAGCATCTAAGCCTTTACACGACGCAAAGGTTGTTACGTTAGCCGTTGGTATTGGCGACAGCGTGGACGAAACTGAACTGAAGAAGATAGCTAAGAGCGAGAACGATGTGGTAATAACTAAGAACTATACAGACCTGCAAAATAAACTTCTGAGCATAATTAGCATTGCCTGTGATGAGG GTAACTGTGCTTGCTTCAGCGGCTCATCATATATTACCGTTGAAAACTACGAGGATGAAAAGGCCCGAGAACAAGACGACATCCACTTTGAATTTAAGAGCTCCAAGCCGTTTGGAACAATCATGTTCGTTCAGGGTACCTATAGCGACCATATTTACGTGGGATATAATCATAACGACGAGCTGACGTACCGTGTGGACCTCGGAAAAG GGGAGAGAGAAATAATGGCAAAGGGCGTGAAGCTGGACGACAACAAATGGCACACATTTCGACTTGAGCGAGTTGGACGTTCGTTCAAAATAACCATCGACAATGCAAGTAAACCACAAG ctatcGGAGAAGTTCCCGGAGACTTCGACCGTCTCGATATAACAAAGGGTTATTTCTTGGGCGCGCcgaattttccaaattttattgGCTGCATTCGGGATCTCAAGGTTGATGGAGAAGCAATAATTGCAAATGCTGTGGGGGGAGCAAGCGGCTACTCAGTTACAAACAAGGATGAAATGAAATTATGCACCGAAAATGACCAAGAGTAA
- the LOC131778715 gene encoding tolloid-like protein 1, with protein sequence MTKRIFLCLSLVALVDQIMGISVCPSREIQAPRGEVTSPNFPNAYPPDVNCVLTIDGGNSVKIKLKFEHFEVEEDDNDPNECNYDAVTIIDGPRTSRYCGRRTPPEYTSTGNKISIGFKSDESFEIKGFNISFTSFAVETDPPKGSDICPTREIKIKPDSPETMKGALYSPNFPNFYPNDQSCTLTLDVPDNYKAVVTFQKFALQYSETCDFDKLVVSDESDSDTQCGGGADRLPPLIEKKGREVKFSFTTDSSTTSTGFQLEYNITRLEEGRCVCTTGLGYTTIANFKPRNDRKHDDIRFEFKSTQSSGMIMYAKGYYKDYIYIGYKDSNVFMYHIELGTGTKRMETKNLKLNDDNWHKVQLTRADRLLTISIDDVTLSGQAPGGYNRLDIPTATAYFLGAPTRLNLEPNFIGCIRDFTVDGYEPLTNAWVGKPDYSIVGKSSMRQCS encoded by the exons ATGACGAAGAGGATATTTCTGTGTCTTTCACTTGTTGCGTTGGTGGACCAAATCATGG GGATCTCTGTATGTCCTTCTCGTGAGATTCAGGCCCCTCGAGGGGAAGTCACTTCACCGAATTTTCCAAATGCCTACCCTCCTGATGTAAACTGTGTTCTGACCATTGATGGTGGAAACAGTGTTAAAATCAAGCTGAAGTTTGAACATTTTGAAGTTGAAGAAGACGATAATG ATCCAAACGAGTGTAACTATGACGCTGTGACCATCATCGATGGCCCAAGAACCTCTCGATACTGTGGCAGAAGAACTCCCCCGGAGTATACATCGACAGGAAATAAGATTTCCATCGGCTTTAAGTCGGACGAATCTTTTGAGATTAAAGGTTTCAACATCTCGTTCACCTCCTTCGCTGTTGAGACAGATC CACCAAAAGGCTCTGACATTTGTCCCACAAGAGAAATTAAGATCAAGCCTGACTCGCCAGAAACAATGAAAGGAGCGCTTTATTCACCAAATTTTCCCAACTTTTATCCAAACGACCAGAGCTGCACATTAACTTTGGACGTACCTGATAACTACAAGGCTGTTGTCACGTTCCAGAAGTTTGCTTTGCAAT ATTCTGAGACGTGCGATTTTGACAAGTTAGTGGTTAGTGACGAGAGCGACAGTGATACACAGTGCGGGGGGGGCGCAGACCGGCTCCCTCCTTTAATAGAGAAAAAAGGAAGGGAAGTCAAGTTTTCTTTCACCACTGATAgttcaacaacatcaacaggatTCCAGTTGGAGTATAACATCACTCGTCTCGAAGAAG GTCGGTGTGTGTGTACCACTGGATTGGGTTATACAACCATTGCAAACTTCAAACCAAGAAATGACAGAAAGCACGATGATATCCGCTTTGAGTTTAAAAGTACTCAATCGAGTGGAATGATCATGTATGCCAAAGGATACTACAAGGATTATATTTACATTGGTTACAAGGATAGCAATGTTTTTATGTACCACATTGAGCTGGGCACAG GAACAAAAAGGATGGAGACAAAGAACTTGAAACTAAACGACGATAACTGGCACAAGGTCCAACTGACCCGCGCCGACCGATTGCTTACCATCAGCATTGACGACGTAACTC TCTCTGGACAAGCTCCAGGAGGTTACAATCGTCTTGATATACCAACCGCAACAGCATATTTCCTGGGAGCTCCAACGAGGTTGAACCTGGAACCTAATTTCATTGGCTGCATCCGGGATTTTACGGTCGATGGATATGAGCCACTAACAAACGCCTGGGTAGGAAAGCCAGACTATTCGATAGTGGGCAAAAGTTCTATGAGACAATGCAGCTAA
- the LOC131778720 gene encoding kelch domain-containing protein 10-like: protein MASETLLETVRPAANSQVPEPRSGHRCAADDGNMYVFGGYSPHNENFLYRELWRFNIATKTWHCVNTTGPFPNEVASSCLVYDKGNLIVFGGSGVPFGESNSKKLHVCSLRRHQWFDLTKTYSDKEESDGEGVSPIAGYGQSMVLSRDKELYVFGGTTGLEFNSYLYRYSFSNHTWEYVKSHNPPVPRYRHESVSDGERFYVIGGGMSNRDPAIFFQLEKIQSFNFGSKQWEEHVCYPSRTHGFPKRRRCHGCVIFNSVVYICGGYDGSNIFDDIWSLDLATFQWKKHHKVLPYPVYFHSAAVTPSGCMYVFGGVKTINSNEATRSNDVFRLCIAWQPLVERCWEVVTSCLQGKRNFHTDLKNLGVPHHFLERLK from the exons ATGGCATCCGAAACGTTACTTGAAACAGTTCGTCCTGCAGCAAACTCCCAGGTTCCAGAGCCAAGAAGCGGGCATAGATGTGCAGCTGATGATGGAAATATGTATGTTTTTGGAGGTTATTCTCCACATAACGAAAATTTCCTTTACCGTGAGTTATGGCGCTTCAATATCGCTACCAAAACATGGCACTGCGTAAATACTACCGGTCCCTTTCCGAATGAGGTAGCCTCAAGTTGTCTTGTCTATGACAAAGGAAACCTCATCGTCTTTGGTGGATCTGGAGTTCCTTTTGGCGAGAGTAATAGCAAAAAGCTTCACGTGTGCTCTTTGAGGAGACATCAGTGGTTTGATCTCACGAAAACTTATTCTGATAAGGAAGAAAGTGATGGGGAAGGTGTTTCACCGATTGCTGGTTATGGACAGAGTATGGTTTTGTCCAGGGACAAGGAATTGTATGTTTTTGGTGGTACAACGGGACTAGAATTCAACTCGTATTTATATCGTTACAGCTTCTCCAATCACACTTGGGAGTATGTGAAAAGCCATAATCCTCCTGTGCCCCGATACAGACATGAATCTGTTTCCGACGGCGAAAGGTTTTATGTAATCGGTGGTGGAATGAGCAATCGAGACCCCGCAATTTTCTTCCAGTTGGAGAAAATTCAGTCCTTTAACTTTGGTTCTAAACAATGGGAGGAGCATGTTTGCTATCCTTCCCGAACTCATGGTTTTCCTAAGCGTAGAAGATGTCATGgttgtgtaatttttaattcagttgTGTACATTTGCGGAGGTTATGACGGGTCGAACATTTTTGATGATATATGGAGCCTTGATCTAGCGACTTTTCAATGGAAAAAACACCACAAG GTTCTGCCTTACCCTGTTTACTTTCACTCGGCTGCAGTTACTCCGTCAGGCTGCATGTATGTGTTTGGAGGTGTGAAGACCATCAATTCTAATGAAGCCACCAGGTCAAATGATGTTTTTAGACTTTGTATAGCTTGGCAGCCTCTTGTGGAAAGATGCTGGGAAGTTGTCACAAGTTGTCTTCAAGGCAAAAGAAATTTCCATACAGATCTTAAGAATCTTGGTGTTCCGCACCATTTCTTAGAGAGGCTGAAATAA